In the Bacillus amyloliquefaciens DSM 7 = ATCC 23350 genome, ACCGGGATGCGCAAAAAAACCCGCCGTAAACAGCGGGTTTTTTGATTTATTTTCTGATCGGCTCTTGAAGGGAGATGCACTCGACATGGCCGATTTCATGACCGAACCAGTCTTCGGCAATTTTTGCGAAGCCGTTCCGCTCTCCCGTTGTTAGAAACTGATGCTCCGGTGCATGTTTCGATTGGTTTAACAAACCTTTATAAGACAAAATGGTGCTCACTTCTCTCGCTGTCTCGTCTCCGGAGGAAATGATTTTCACATGCTTTCCCATATAATCCTGAATCGGATCTTTTAAAATCGGATAATGCGTGCACCCTAAAATCAAGGTGTCAATTGCTGTACCTTTTAAAGGCTCAAGCGATGCTTCGACCGCTTCCGCCGCCGATTCCTGAAGAAACCGTCCGCTTTCCACAAACGGCACCAGCAGCGGGCAAGCCATGTTCTCGACTTGAAGGTCTGCATTTAATCCGAGCAGCGCCTGCTCATACGCTCGGCTTTTAATGGTATTTATCGTGCCGATGACGCCGATATGCTGATTTTTCGTGACCTTGATCGCCGTTCTCGCACCCGGCTGAATGACGCCGACAACCGGTATATCCGTTTTGCGCTGAATATCCTCCAAGGCAATGGCCGTGGCCGTATTACAGGCGATCACGAGCATTTTGATATGGTGGTTTTCCAGCAGGTAATCGGTCATTTCCCACGTGTATTGAAGAACTTCTTCTTCAGGACGCGGGCCGTACGGGCAGCGTTTTGTATCTCCCACATAGATGATATTTTCCTTCGGTAGCTGTCTCATGATTTCCTTGGCAACGGTTAACCCGCCAACCCCGGAATCAATGACTCCTATCGGCTGTTCCAACAAAATCGCCTCATTTTCTTTTCATTTCATGCTGCAGTTTCAATAATGACTTTTCGAAGAGGGCTGTTTCTTCTTCGGAAAATGTCTCAAACATGTCCCGCAAATAAGCCTGCCTTTTCAAAATCACTTCCTGGATAATACGCTCTCCTTCAGCGAGAAGATGAATTCTGACGACACGTCTGTCAGCTGGGTCTTTAACCCGCTCGACAAGCTTATTTTTTTCCATGCGGTCTATCAGATCCGTCGTCGTGCTGCAAGCCAAATACATTTTGCCTGATAATTCGCCTATTGTCATATCCCCCAATTCATAAAGCCATTGAAGCCCCACGAATTGCGGCGGTGTAATTGAATATTGGTTAAGGATTTCTCTTCCTTTTTGTTTAATGATCGCAGCGATATGGCGGAGTGATTTTTCGATATCCGCAACATGCTCTACAGATTTTGATGTCATTTGTCCATCCCTCACTCAAGGATCTTTCTGGGCTATGCGCTCCGTGTCTATTTTCCTTCTTTTTTTAAAAAAATGCAAGACTGACGGAGAAAAAGGGAAAGCCGGGATTTTCACCGCATGCCCATTTTCCTGGGCGCCAACACAAATAACCGGCTCCTTCTCGTAAAGAAGGAAAACCGGCAAGAATCAGAGCTCTAGCTCACCCATTCTAAGAAGCTCGACAACAGCTTGCGAACGCCCTTTCACACCTAACTTCTGCATGGCATTTGAAATGTGATTCCGTACAGTTTTTTCACTGATAAATAGCTCGCTTGCAATTTCCTTTGTTGTCTTGTCTTGAACGAGCAATTCGAATACTTCTCTTTCTCTTTTGGTCAGCAGCGGCTTTGATTGAAAATCTTTCTCCTTCAAGTATTGTAATCCTCCTTGCTAAGGTGAGAGCGAATCTGAAACGAATGGGTTTATATAGTCAAGATATCATATGTAAAGGGCGCTTCGGAGGTGACGTCACTTAGAGAAATAGTTATCTGCTCAGGAGAGCAGGATGCCTTTCTCCCGCTCCGTCCAGCTGACCGCTTTGCCGCTTGTCTTTGACACTTGAACCATAACGACGGAACCGGTAAAGCACGGCAGGCCTGACTCATTTTCTCCAAGGTAATGAAGGGTGACGGACGCATTTCCGACAGAGCTTGCTTTGACATGAATCCGCAGGTTTTCATACGGCATCACCTGACGCATATAGTCGCACTGCTGGCTTGCGACGACCGTCATCGTTTCCGAATTTTGCGCTGATATGCCCCGCTGTTTAAAATAAGCGATCCGGGCTTCTTCAAAATAGATGAAAGGGATTACATTATTCATATGGCCGAACATATCCGTTTCTGAAAACCGAACCGTCACTTCAGTGAAGAAAGAAAACGACTGTCTCCACTCTTCAAACGGGATGTCAATATATTGCGGTTGTTTCATCACCTTCAGCTCCTTATAAAAAAACCTCTCCCGTGCGGAAGAGGCTCTTTTTTTCTTTCTTATACTCTGTCGCTTCCGAAGAAATTGCGGAATGCTTGTAAATTCGTATCTCTGTTCAAAGCAGCGATTGAAGTCGTGAGCGGAATGCCTTTCGGGCAGGATTGAACACAGTTTTGTGAATTCCCGCAATCTCCGAGGCCGCCGTCTGTCATTAAAGCTTCTAAACGTTCTGACTTGTTCATCGCGCCCGTCGGATGGGCGTTAAACAGACGCACTTGCGACATCGGGGCAGGCCCCATGAATTTCGATTTGCTGTTGACATTCGGGCAGGCTTCGAGGCAGACGCCGCATGTCATGCATTTAGACAATTCATATGCCCACTGGCGGCGTTTTTCCGGCATTCTCGGTCCCGGTCCCAAATCGTAAGTCCCGTCAATCGGCACCCATGCTTTCACTTTTTTCAGTGAATCAAACATTCTGCTGCGGTCCACCTGAAGGTCACGGACAACCGGGAATGTTTTCATCGGTTTCAGACGGATCGGCTGTTCCAGCTTATCAACCAGCGCCGTACATGACTGGCGCGGTCTTCCGTTGATGACCATGGAGCAGGCGCCGCATACTTCCTCAAGACAGTTCATGTCCCATGCAACCGGCGTCGTTTTCTCCCCTTTTGCATTAACGGGATTTCTGCGGATTTCCATCAGGGCAGAAATCACATTCAGATTCGGACGGTAATTGATTTCAAATTCTTCATCGTATGGCGCGCTTTCGGGCGTATCCTGGCGTGTAATGATAAACCGTATCTTTTTCTCACTCATGATTATTTCGCCACCTTCTTCTTCGAGTAGTCGCGTTTACGGGGCGCAATCAGTGATACATCGACATCCTGATATTCAAATTCCGGAGCTTCAAACGGACCGGCATGTTTAGCCATTGTCGTTTTGAGCCACTCATCGTCATTTCTTTCAGGGAAATCCGGTTTATAGTGCGCTCCCCGGCTTTCATTTCGGTTGTATGCGCCGAGCGTGATGACTCTGGCAAGCTGAAGCATGTTGGAGAACTGGCGGGTGAACATTGCCCCTTGGTTGCTCCATTTAGTCGTATCGTTGATATTGATTTTCTTAAAGCGTTCCATCAGCTCTTGAATTTTGTCATCCGTTTTCAAAAGCTTGTCGTTGTGGCGCACCACCGTTACGTTAGCCGTCATCCATTCTCCGAGCTCACGGTGAAGCACGTAAGCATTTTCATCGCCGTCCATCTTCATGATATCGGCCCATTTTTCTTCTTCTTTTTTCACATAGGAATCAAATAATGAAGAAGACATGTCTTCCGCTGATGTTTCAAGTCCTGAAACATATTTCACCGCATTCGGACCGGCAACCATTCCTCCGTAGATGGCGGAAAGCAGAGAGTTCGCCCCTAAACGGTTTCCTCCGTGCATTGAATAATCACATTCACCCGCTGCGAACAATCCGCGGATGCTTGTCATCTGATCATAATCAACCCACAGGCCGCCCATTGAGTAGTGAACAGCAGGGAAAATTTTCATCGGAAGCTTGCGCGGGTCATCCCCCATGAATTTTTCATAGATTTCAATAATGCCGCCAAGCTTAACATCAAGCTCTTTCGGATCTTTGTGCGAAAGAT is a window encoding:
- the racE gene encoding glutamate racemase, which encodes MLEQPIGVIDSGVGGLTVAKEIMRQLPKENIIYVGDTKRCPYGPRPEEEVLQYTWEMTDYLLENHHIKMLVIACNTATAIALEDIQRKTDIPVVGVIQPGARTAIKVTKNQHIGVIGTINTIKSRAYEQALLGLNADLQVENMACPLLVPFVESGRFLQESAAEAVEASLEPLKGTAIDTLILGCTHYPILKDPIQDYMGKHVKIISSGDETAREVSTILSYKGLLNQSKHAPEHQFLTTGERNGFAKIAEDWFGHEIGHVECISLQEPIRK
- a CDS encoding MarR family winged helix-turn-helix transcriptional regulator codes for the protein MTSKSVEHVADIEKSLRHIAAIIKQKGREILNQYSITPPQFVGLQWLYELGDMTIGELSGKMYLACSTTTDLIDRMEKNKLVERVKDPADRRVVRIHLLAEGERIIQEVILKRQAYLRDMFETFSEEETALFEKSLLKLQHEMKRK
- the gerE gene encoding spore germination transcription factor GerE — encoded protein: MKEKDFQSKPLLTKREREVFELLVQDKTTKEIASELFISEKTVRNHISNAMQKLGVKGRSQAVVELLRMGELEL
- a CDS encoding acyl-CoA thioesterase, producing MKQPQYIDIPFEEWRQSFSFFTEVTVRFSETDMFGHMNNVIPFIYFEEARIAYFKQRGISAQNSETMTVVASQQCDYMRQVMPYENLRIHVKASSVGNASVTLHYLGENESGLPCFTGSVVMVQVSKTSGKAVSWTEREKGILLS
- the sdhB gene encoding succinate dehydrogenase iron-sulfur subunit, which codes for MSEKKIRFIITRQDTPESAPYDEEFEINYRPNLNVISALMEIRRNPVNAKGEKTTPVAWDMNCLEEVCGACSMVINGRPRQSCTALVDKLEQPIRLKPMKTFPVVRDLQVDRSRMFDSLKKVKAWVPIDGTYDLGPGPRMPEKRRQWAYELSKCMTCGVCLEACPNVNSKSKFMGPAPMSQVRLFNAHPTGAMNKSERLEALMTDGGLGDCGNSQNCVQSCPKGIPLTTSIAALNRDTNLQAFRNFFGSDRV